Below is a genomic region from Triticum dicoccoides isolate Atlit2015 ecotype Zavitan chromosome 5A, WEW_v2.0, whole genome shotgun sequence.
ttttaacagaaacaataggcatgccgacaacgggtctatgtttatctttagtatcgggtttagcaattctagcagcttcatcatagaaataaataacacgcccatcaatattatcgaccaagagatctttaaccatagcaatactatgttcaactttaatttgttcagggggtgtaggtgttctagtataactcttacgaaccacagttgaagctttagtatgatcctttattctaacaggaaaaggtggcttctcaatataagtagtaggaacaataggatcaacattataagtaatagtttcttcttcaactttaataggttctactactttcacttaaatgggaggatgatatttaaaccacttctccttagggagatcaacatgagtagaaaatgattcacaaaaggaagctactatctcagagtcaatccatatttagtgctaaaatcacggaaagcatcggcatccataaaagatttaacacaatcaaacttaaggtttatacctaacTCATTACCTTCGTTGAgtttccaatcttcagagttgcgtttaattctttccaataaatcatatttgaattcaacatccttcttcataaaagaaccagtacaagaagcatcgagcatggatcgatcattatgagaaagtcgggcataaaaattctggataacaatttctcttgagagctcatgattggggcatgaatataacattgacttaagccaccccaagcttgagcgatactttctccttcatgaggccaaaaattatatatgtaatttggatcacaatgaaccagatgcataggataaaacttctgatgaaattccaattttaatcggttgtagttccatgacccatatcatcacatagcctataccatgtcaatgccttctccttcaaagataaagggaagaccttcttcttgacttcatcctcggccaaacctacaagcttaaataattcacaaacttcatccacatagattagatgcatatcaggatgtaatgttccatctcctgcataaggattagctagcagtttctctatcatacccgaaggaatttcataataaatattttcagtaggtgcagtaggttgaggggaaactctttGTTCTTcttgtcgaggtgaagataccccgaacaagcccctcaaaggattattttccatagtaacaagtgacagtaaatttcagcacactatataaatgtttccttaccaaattccatttaacaaaggcgcttcactccccggccacggtgccagaaaagagtcttgatgacccacacgtataggggatctatcgtagtcctttcgataagtagtagtgtcgaacccaacgaggggtagaaggaaatgacaagcggttttcagcaaggcatTATCTGCAAGCacggaaattatcgataacagatagttttgtgataagataattcgtaacgggtagcaaataacaaaagtaaataaggtgcagcaaggtggtccaatcctttttgtagcaacggacaagcctggacgaactcttatataaagcaaagcgctcccgaggacacatgggaattattgtcaagttagttttcatcatgctcatatgatttgcgttcgttattttgataatttgatatgtgggtggaccattgCTTGGGTGTGtcattccttggacaagcctcccacttatgattaacccctctcacaagcatccccaactacgaaagaataattaagataaatctaaccatggcatgaaacatatggatccaaatcagccccttacgaagcaacgcataaactagggtttaagcttctgtcactctagcaacccatcatctacttattacttcccaatgccatcccctaggcccaaatcatggtgaagtgtcatttagtcgatgttcacataacaccactagaggagagacaacatacatctcatcaaaatatcgaacggataccaaattcacatgattacttataacaagacttctcccatgtcctcaggaacaaatgtaactactcacaaagcatattcatgttcataatcataggagtattaattatcattaaggatttgaacatacgatcttccaccgaataaaccaactagcatcaactacaaggagtaatcaacactactagcaaccccacaggtaccaatctaaggttttgagacaaagaccggatgcaagagatgaactagggtttgagaggagatggttctagtgaagatgttgatgttgatggagattgacctcctcttgatgagaggatcattggtgatgacgatggctttgatttccccctcccagagggaagttcccccggcagaatagctccgccggagccctagattggttctgcccaggttccacctcgagacagcaacgcttcgtcctgaaagctttttctgattttttttctaggtcaaaacacatcatatagcagaagatgggcatcgggggcctgccatgTGGCCcataaggcaggggcgcgcctagggggtagaacGCGCCCTCCGCCCTTGTggatggctggtggcccccctctggtgctttcttcacccaattttttttattaattccaaaatgactctccgtgaagtttcaggacttttggagttgtgcagaataggtctctaatatttgctcctttttcagcccagaattccaactgccggcattctccctctttatgtaaaccttgtaaaataagagagaaaaggcataagtattgtgctataatgtgtaataacaacccataatgcaataaatttcaatataaaagcatgatgcaaaatggacgtatcatgttgCTTCAAGGCTCTTCTCTTCTACTCTTTTCACTTGCTGGTCCTGTAATAAAAATGAACGTATCACTCCTACTTTAAAATGCATGTAATAATGTTGATACTTGATTCGTAGGTTCTGGGACGATTTTGAGCCCAAGCCGTAGATCTGGTCCTTTGCGGGGGGGTTGTGGGGGAGGGATGGCTCCCCTTCTGACCTTTCTTAGTTGGGATTAGATGTGTCGTTGGTACGTGTGGTACGTCCCAAACATATCTACTttgccaaacacttttgctcttgttttggactctaatttgcatagtttgaatgaaacaaacccggattgatgttgttttcagcagaactaccatggtattatttgtgtgcagaaataaaagttctcggattgggctAAAACTTGACGGAgaatatttccagaatatataaaaatattggtgaAGATACCCATTGGAGGGGGCCACTAGGGAGTCACGAGCTTAGGCggcgccccctagggtgcgcctaTGAGCTCGTGGGTCCCACATGCCTCCGTTAGCCCTAACTCCAACTGCATAAGTAAAGTCTCgtgaagaaaaaaaattagagagaaataaTCATCGTGTTTCACGAGGCGGAGCCAccaccacctcatgttcttcatcaggAGAGATGATCTGGAAtctgttcgaggctccggagaggggtattcgtcgacgtcgtcatcatcaacccttctccatcaacaattccatgatgctcagcaccgggaatgagtaattccttcataggctttcTGGATGGTGATGGAGTTGGAttagatttgtcatgtaatcgagtcaatttgttagggcttgatccctagtatccactatgttctgagattgatgttgccatgacgttgctatgcttaatgcttgtcactagggcccgagtgccttgatttcagatctgaaccctctatattttcatgaatatatttgagctcTTGATTTTATCTACTAGTTATATGCacttgaatatatttgagttcttgatcttatTTGCTAGTTATATGCACTTGTTATTGTTCTGATTCAtagaccccaaagtgacaatagttgggacactCTCTGGGGATGactgtaatttgaggagttcatgtattcaccatgtgttaatgctttgttccggttctctatcaaaaggaggcgttaatatcccttagtttccttatggaccctgctgccatgggaggggtagaataaaagatgccatgcaagttctttttataagcacgtataactatatacgtaatacatgcctacatacattgatgaattgaagctCTCATGTATCTCTCTAGGttgtgactattatatgatgaatatcatcaaacacaaatatccatcgctgatccaatgTCTACACTTTTCCCGTAttcatctttgctaagttactactgctgctgctgttaCAATCATCACAAACTGCTTCTGTTACTGTTCTTGTTACTATTACTACTGTTACTGACTTACTGCTACTATTGAAACTATCAAACTActgttctactaaacactttgctgcagaaatATTATTTCCCAcgtgtggttgaattcacaactcaactgctaaggctcataaatattctttggctcccttgtgtcgaatcaaaaaaTTTGGATGAAATACTACCCTTGAAGACTgtcgtgatcccctatacttgtgggttatcaaggtgctGCTCCCTTTTGTTTCTCCCTTAGTTTGGTCCCTTGTAAGAACTTGGTGATTCCTGGTAATAGAAATCGGAGAGACGGGCTCACTTTTATAAAAAAAGGGATAGCCCGTCTAAAATTTGTGATGCCCCACGGGTGTCGACTAAACAGTTTAAGTGGGATGGGCTAAGTTAGTCGCACTATTATCCACTCCCACTTGTAGCCTGAATCGACGCTCATGGGGTGCTGCGTGACCCGGAGGGCCGCGCCACGACGGAGGTTTGCCGCATCCTGCATGGGCTAGCAGCGCCCGACGGCTCTGGCATGGCCACCATTGGTGCATACATGGGTCTGCATGATCAGGAGATCCGCTCTGTCTTCCTCATCATCTCGGACCAACAAGCACCTATACAAGCAGCAATGGTTTCCTGCGCCTGGTGCTTGTGCACTTCAACAACCATCACGTCAAGGTCTTCTTCGGAAATGCCAGGACACTCTCGTCATGGGACGGTGCGTCATCAAGGTTGTAGCTGCATCTTGTGGATACATCGATTGACATCGATACCACCCAAGTTGTGATGGGAGACTGCGATGCCAGCATGTTGGATGCATTCGAGGCGTCAGATCTGAAGCCAGAAGTGGCGCGCGGCTATGTTGCTAACAATGATGCAGTGGCTGGGAAGGATGGGCCGACCTCGGGAGAGGTGGCCATGGAGCAGTGTACTAGCAACGGGGCGCGCGGGGACAGGGCAGATCTAAGCGATGCAACTCCTATGACGTGTGTCgatatgtcgaagtcgatgaggctATGGCTAGGCATGGAAAATAGGCACACCTTGTCGTCAATGAGGCTCTGGCAGGCACCACTACTGAGGTTGATGCACGACGGGTGTTCAACACTGAGGCGCCAGTCACGGTAGACGGCTGTCGACATGGGATGCAAGCAGGGTCGGCCTTGGGCATGTGCAACAAGCGCAGTTGCATAGGGCCTCAAATGTACTAGGGCACCCGTTTAGGCCAACTCCAATGCGCTGACACATTTCGTCCGATCGCGACGCGCCAACGCGTTCCCAAAATATGTCCACTTGAATGTCCGTCTGGAAGCATTTGCTATCCAAATTTTTCCCAGATTTGTGTCCATGTGGACATGAGACAGACACGCTGCGCGTCCACTCGGTGTCTGCCTTAGGTCCGTGTGTCGGCCGCCCAACCACCAATGTTGGCCCAATTAaatgtcacacacacacacacgggccCACACGTCGGCCACGGGAAGTCTCACGTGCCCGTCCTGTCCACATCTAGCTTCTTGCTCCCCGACCAGCTGACACGAACCTTAGCCGCCGCCGGCGCTATGGGCTTCTTCAACAAGTGTGGCAAACTTCACAttggggcgtgatacgtctccaacgtatctataatttatgaagtattcatgccatgttgacaataattttatatggttttggtgcacttttatattattttaatgGACTAACTTATTAATCTAGTGCCCAGTGTGAGTTcatgtttattgcatgtttttcgtttcgcagaaaatccaaactaaacaaaatccaaatgccataaaaatttacagagatttctatggaatatatgtgatttttgggaggaagaatcaacacaaGACGGTGCTCGAGGGCCCCACAAGGAAACATGGTGCGACCTACCCCCTAGCCTTGCCGGgatgccttgtgggcacctcgtaagTCGGTTGGAGCATTCTTtatccgcaagaaagataatttcccAATTAAAATCCCCTCAAAATTTCGGCCCAATCGGAGGATCTCCGGAAATATAAGAAACAGTTTTCGGCCACAAAAAAGTAGCGAGAAATAGAAGAAAACATAGATATCCAATCTAGGGGAGAGATCCCTACCCCCACCCCCGGAGGGCCAATGAAAAAGGAGGGGTCCCTTCCCCTCTCCCCCGGTTGTGTTGAGACACCAccggggacatctcctccatcaccatcaccaccaacttctCCTCCATTctcatgatgatgtgtgagtagttcacccccgagggctgaggatatgtactagtagctatgtgtttgatctctctctctctcgtgttcttgatttggcacgatcttgatgtatcatgagctttgttaatatagttggatcatatggtgttcttccctctctatctttgttgtgatgaattgagtcttgctctttgagctCTCGTTATGTTGGATTAAATATTGGATTTaagatcacttgatgtatgtcttgcatatggatacccatgatgacaatggggtattctattgattcgcttgatgtatgttttgtaatcaacttgcggatttctgtggtgacattggggtaatctaggcaTAGAGGTTGATACATGTTTTCGTCCAACTTTCTCAGATAGAaaatttggagtgattctttgttgcacgttgatgacccataagtataggggatctatcgtagtccttttgataagtaagagtgtcgaacccaacaggagcagaaggaaatgataagcggttttcagcaaggtattctctgcaagcactgaaataataggtaacaaatagttttgtgattggataatttgtaacgagtaacaagtaacaaaagtaaataaagtgcagcaaggtggcccaatcctttttgtagcaaaggagaagcctggacaaactcttatatgatgtaaagcgctcccgaggacacatgggaatatcgtcaagctagttttcatcacgttcatatgattcgcgttcggtactttgataatttggtatgtgggtggaccggtgcttgggtgctacccttacttggaaaagcatcccacttatgattaacctctattgcaagcatccgcaactacaacaaaagtattaaggtaaacctaaccatagcatgaaacatatggatccaaatcagtcccttacgaagcaacgcataaagtagggtttaagcttctgtcactctagcaacccatcatctacttattacttcccaatgccttcctctaggcccaaataatggtgaagtgtcatgtagtcgacgttcacataacaccactagaggagagacaacatacatctcatcaaaatatcgaacgaatatcaaattcacatgactactaatagcaagacttctcccatgtcctcaggaacaaacgtaactactcacaaagcatattcatgttcataatcagaggggtattaatatgcatataggatctgaacatatgatcttccaccaaataaaccaactagcatcaactacaaggagtaattaacactactaccaacccacaggtaccaatcccggacttggagacaagaattggatacaagagatgaactagggttttgagaggagatggtgctggtgaagatgttgatggagattgccctctcccgatgagaggagcgttggtgatgacgatggcgatgatttccccctccagaagggaagtttccccgacagaacagctccgccagagccctagattggttccgccaaggttccgcctcgtggcggcggagtctcgtccggaaagatggcttgtgattttttcctcatcgaaagactccatatagcagaagatggccatcggagggccaccagggggcccacgaggtagggggcgtgcctagggggtagggcgcgccccccaccctcatgggcagggtgtggcccccctggtgaacttcttgcgctcagtattttttatatattctgaaaacgtcttccgtgaagtttcagggttttttcaggacttttggagctgtgtagaataggtctctaatatttgctcctttcccagcccagaatcccaactgtcggcattctccctctttatgtaaaccttgtaaaataagagagaataggcataagtattgtgacataatgtgtaataacagcccatgatgcaataaaaatcgatataaaagcatgatgcaaaatggacgtatcacacgctgagggattgttatatgattcagttatgttagcactgttgagagattgcactagtgaaagtatgaaccctaggccttgttttcaagcattgcaataccgtttgtgctcacttttgttacttgctaccttactGTTTTCATTATTTCATataacaaaaacctatatctactatccatactacacttgtatcaccatctcttcgccgaactagtgcacctatataatttaccattgtattgggtgtatcgGGGACACaaaagatttcttgtatttgattgcagtgttgtttgagagagaccatcttcatcctatgcctcccatggattgataaaccttaggtcatccacttgaggaaaatttgttattgtcctacaaaactctgcacttggaggcccaacaacgtatataagaataaagttgtgtagtagacatcaaggtggCAGGGGGCGGATGCGACTGTGACACGAGCGCGGTCGGTTATACCTCCCCATGCGCCGGGCACACTACCATTGTGAGCACCGCACCcctctgtcgtggtcggacatcaACCTCTCACACGGCTGGCACCTCGACCCAGCATGATTCCGGTGCTGGCGGTACCGCAGTTCGAGCGCGCGCGTGTGGCCGAGATCCGCAACCATCGTGCTGCCTTCTCGCCTACGCGTCACGACCCAGCCTACATGGCGGACTCCCCGAACTGGGACGTCCGGTTCACCACAGAGCACGATGTGCGCCGCGAGGGGATCGTCCAGATGGATGCCcgtgctccaccaccgccgatggTGGTGAAGCAGGAGCACGTAGAGGAGGAGGCCATGTTCCAGGCGGCCCTCAAGGAGACTGACACGAAGGGCGCTCGGGGAGTCTGAGCACGAGGAGATGGCCAGGTGGCCTGGTCTTGAGAAGGCACTGGCGGACTCGGCGGCCGGCATCGAGGCCAACACACCGCCACCACCCGCGCCCACGCTCGGGTCCAAGGTCTACTAGCGGACGAGAGTGCTTCCCATCTACGTGTTGTGCCCGCCCGTTTGGCAGGGtgcgaccgaggaggaggaggaggagcgacaACACCTCTATGTGTGGGGGCGGTTGCTGGCAGCCGAGCGGGAGGCGACAGAGCACGACATTGAGGTAGAGCGCGGCCTGGAGGCTGAACGGCTCCAATAAATAAGAATTGGAATAATAGAAAAAATATCCTTCGCCCCTTATCTCTTCATCATCGTCCTTGTGGTATTCGTTTAGAATCTTGTTGACCCTACTCGCTTACTCCTATTTTCCTTATTTATTTTTAAcataactagcacatatgcccgtgcgttgcaatgggaaaaGAATGATATTTTGTTCAAGCATAATGTCTCATAGCATCCTTCTATaaaatgaacataaaaaaataCGATGCAATCTAGTCGTGTTATATTTTCTTTGCCGGGCATAATCTTCCACTGATTTCATTTAAGTAAAATTCTTCCTTTAGTTACCATGACGTCCTCACCCGTTTTAGTCAGGAATCAAATTATTCCTTTTCTAATTTAGTAGTCCAACACATTAAAGCCTATAAATCTTTTTTTAATTATGCTATATTTTTTACCTCAAGTCCTTCCTTTAATTAGCTCGCCCTATACACGAGGACTGCCACTCATATATTTAGAACGAGTTGAGATTAGTAAATGTGAATGGCGTATAGGTCGTTGGTTGTTACATAAAACATCCAGATAGGAGTTCATGTGATCAATTCCGACAATATTGATTTATTTTGAtctaattatttttcgcggtctctctctataaaagcccataaaaggcccatcaacgtaCAAGTACCTGGATCAGATCACTTAGCGTGCACTcaaaccaaacgaaaaggactaaaccaaaccaaaaaTACCTATtctctttaatagtaggtatagattaatTAGAACTTTCTTGAAAGAATGGGGTTCTCTCTAGGGCCATTCCGATATTGCTCAAGGGTTTCTTCCATGTTATGATGCTACAATGGGAGACTTTGAAGATGATGAAGAAATAAAGGAGTCTTCACTACGGAGGACATAGTTGACCAGCTCAAGAACAAGTAAGGTACTAACTTTTCTATGGGTGGGTATCCACAAAAGAAAGAAAGAGCAGGAGTCTTATATGATTTTGCTATTTGTTGATGTATTTTTACGTGTATTAATGTTGGATGTGTATATTTTAACTATGTAGAAGTCAGATGTGTACTCATTGTATTTATATCCATGATTTATTTTAagtcaataaaatccacccttgTCGAAAAATGTCGTATGCTCTCTAGCATAGGGCTGCATCTCTAAGCACATTCATCATTTTGCTCGCCTATAATATTAGGCCCATATTTATATTTACAAACAAAAAATTTAACTAAAAATGAGTCAACACGTTGTCAAGCTTTTTATTTAACACCGTACAGATGCAGCCGTTTATATATACATGCATACACCCACCCCTATTAAGCATACACACCCTACTCATATgatcacctccgagagactgagccggcatattatcttgagattttacgaagtcaccgtaggcgccttgtAGTCGACGGAGACATCGTATCTCATTAAACGTGCATCGctgaaaattctgaaataaattcaagataaatgcgagcatcaaCACTTAAACTCTGATGAACTGGAGATATCACTGTTAGTAAACAACGTTTGTTTACGTGCTCCTCCGATTCTTATGCTGGCGTCCTAGTCACTCTTCAACCATTTTCTTTTGTGGACCATCACGAAATAAAAAAAAGTGTAGAcacatttttaaaataaaaaatataGACACATTGATCAAACAATTGTTCCAAATTTGAAATATGCGTCGAATATATTCAGATGCCCGACACGTCAAAGCACTCAAAGCTCACCGCGGGTTTCGCAACGGTCTGGAGCTGCACGCAAACTGCTCGACAGAAAGCAACAAGGCATGTTAGGCGCCACTGACCCATGCGAACACGCGCTTGCTGCTGAACCTCAGGGACCTGGAGACCTCGCGCTCCCTCCGGCCGGCCGGCAACAGCAGCTTGCGCGAGAGGTCCTCCGGCGCCTGACTGGCGACGCCGTATTCTTCGTCATGCGAGAAACTGAGCTCGAACTTGTAGGCATCCGAAGGTCGCGCGGCGAACCGGCAGCTCTGAGACTGGTGACCGCCGCCGTCCAAGCGAGCGTGCTCTCGCTCCCGCCAGCGCGTCTCACCGGTGCCGAGGGGGTCTTTTCGGCTGGCCGGCAGAAGCAGCTGCCGCGAGAGACCCTCCGGTTGCGCCGGCGGGTTGCGGGACGCGCCGCCTTCGTCGCGCGAAACAGTGAGCTCGTCGACCGGCGAAGGACGCACGGCGAACCGGCAGCTCTGAGACTGATAACCGCCGCCGTCGAAGCGCGCGTTATCCCGTCCTCTCGTCTCGTCTGTGGGGAGGGGGTCGTCTCGGCTGCTGGCCGGAGGAAGCAGCTGGCGTGGTGCGCCCTCCGGCTGCGTGCTGCGAGTGGAGCCTCCGTCGCATTGTACACCGACCTCGTCGGCCGTCCAAGGACGGGCCGCGAACCGGCAGCTCTGGGACTGGTAGCCGCCGCCGTCGAAGCGCGCGTCCTCCCTCCCGCACGTGGGCAGCAAGAGCTCGTAGCGATCTGCCGAGGAAAGCTTCCGCAAGAGACTCTCTGGTGGCGGGCGGCTGTCGCCGTCGTACGAGAACCCGAGCTCGTCGGGCGGCGAAGGTGGACGCACGACGAAATGGCAGCTCTGGGACAGGTACGCACCGCCGCCGTCGAAGCGCGCGCGCTCCCGCCCCAGCgcagcggcggcgctggcggcgatcTCCGCGTAGCGGTCCGCCCTCGCTGACGACGACCTCCGCTTCCTCTTGATCGCCGCGTACACGAACGGGATGAGCCCCACCACGGGCATCTCTCTCCCCCGCTCCCTGATCTGCAGCTAGCACCGGAGCTAGCGAGCAAGAGTGTGGTGCCTACTGCTTTCTTGCTTCTCTCAGGCTGTCAGGCAGCACGTTGAGGTTTCTTGACGAGACGAAACGGATCGACATCGCCATGTCTCTTATACTCCTA
It encodes:
- the LOC119297705 gene encoding uncharacterized protein LOC119297705 — protein: MPVVGLIPFVYAAIKRKRRSSSARADRYAEIAASAAAALGRERARFDGGGAYLSQSCHFVVRPPSPPDELGFSYDGDSRPPPESLLRKLSSADRYELLLPTCGREDARFDGGGYQSQSCRFAARPWTADEVGVQCDGGSTRSTQPEGAPRQLLPPASSRDDPLPTDETRGRDNARFDGGGYQSQSCRFAVRPSPVDELTVSRDEGGASRNPPAQPEGLSRQLLLPASRKDPLGTGETRWREREHARLDGGGHQSQSCRFAARPSDAYKFELSFSHDEEYGVASQAPEDLSRKLLLPAGRREREVSRSLRFSSKRVFAWVSGA